The genomic window GTAGAGGATTTGTTCTTAGTTCAGTACAAGAAAGAAGATGATTAAAAAATGCGCTCAACAATAGATAAAAATGGATTGATGGAAATGGGATTAAAGGAACACACTGCTTCAACGGTCATTCGACAATCAAAACGAATTATGGTACAAAGGGGTTATCCTTTTTATCTTAATCGAAGACTATCGTTTGTCCCAATAAGCGTTGTTGAAGAAATACTAGGATTCTCATTAGTTGAAGGAATTGATGATGAGTAAAACAAAGTATGTTGGAGTTTATTTGGATAAG from Companilactobacillus sp. includes these protein-coding regions:
- a CDS encoding DUF3173 domain-containing protein; the protein is MRSTIDKNGLMEMGLKEHTASTVIRQSKRIMVQRGYPFYLNRRLSFVPISVVEEILGFSLVEGIDDE